TGGGTGCAATTTGTTTGCCATATACATAGCCAAGAATATAAAACATAAGGAATGTTCTTATCGAtggttccattttgctaatcACAAACATGACGATAGTgtgcaatatttttatttcattatactCAAATAGAATTATGAACAAGAATTAATCTAATTGCTTAACTGGAGCCGAACTAATGCGGAATAGCCGGCATAAGCTCCAAGCCGATGCACTCTTTGGCAATTCGTACTCCCAGTATGAAGAGCGACGCACTTTTCACCACGGCCCTGCAATGcatgtgtacatatgaaggttAGTATTGAAAAGATTCAGAACATACCATTTATATTCGTCGTAGTAGATGTTTTTGACAAATGCAACCAAACTATTCgacttttgaaccatttttccaatgaaatagaaatagaattcAATATTTTCTCGAAAACGGAATGagtgatctgatagagaaaagTATTGTTCGATAATTTGTGAAATATTGTATAATGACATAAATTTGGTATAAACAGGGATGCCAGAGGGATCATTCCGatgcagtggcgtagcgtgaccggtGACACCTGGGGCGGGTTACTAGGGTATCATCCCTCTATAatacttaaggtggccgtacactgtttgcccggaggtcaaatatttgatattttttgacagataatgtttgatttgatatttgtacaaacactattttgtttgccactcatcaattttaaacagtagtaaacaatatcaaacaccgaacatggaaaaaaatcaactgaaatatccaaggtaacctaaccatgtaccgacaggttcgaagaacagactgaaaaaatattttaggcatccaataattgaatatttgcttgtcgtgttttgtgtagaatatatttgctcagtacacgttgaccaaattttatctgtcaaaaagagtcaaatatttggcaaacgaaaacacttcacgccggcgatatttgtacttctTCGCTTCTCTCTTGGAAATGTTAgtttgtagtagtgacataatttaattctttttgtttttgacgttggattacgtctttcgggaacatattggggtacaaattgaaaatcgaaaatcgattacatcgtgaaaattgtccaatttcaaacgcttattgctcagtcatttaatgatggattgatgacatttttgcgtcaatcgatttcggtactccataacaattttttatattgaaaaaaataatctcatcccctatcctaacggaaatacccacttctgattggtcgaaattgacgacacatgcggcgagtccctaacagagacatcaaaaccatgctgcatgggggaaatcggtattgcaaatacattaaagtagggggagcttatgttcctatcgaaatgtgttcactaacagagacatcaaaaccaaggtgctcgggtaaatcggcattgcaaatatatgcaagtcgggggttgctccatgaaatttcatatcaatgaccgatcgtttattgtgaaaaatttagcacaagtgtaagtgtaaaattgtatatggtagcagttgtgctaagaatgacttgatatatgaaacaatttattttaatttcctaaaattaaaaaccaaggtgtgttcccgctcgagaacgggtcgtttagtttgagctgtctgttttttacggcgagaaaaattggaaaagtgaagaaatattggaaaaagtgatttcccatatcctctctatatagtattaggtgttgttagtccgattaaaattgaattgggttgaataaacactcagaaagtaaaaattataaagaaaagaataccttttccatttcaaatatgttttctctatattaaagtaacatgtttttactgataaggaaaaattataattgtgttcggtattggtaattgtcttatgttacattggtgagttttttttctttatttcatacatacatatcacaggaggcatctcgtctaggatcacagagggcggttttcatcatatatcgttccacttcggtatcttttatctgatacgcaccatccaacgactgtttaccatccttctgccatcatcactcgataaacactggtggagttaacatacaatacccaacaaccaaacaaaacgggtcttttcagggccaccatatcaaagagtttaatgatgtaattcttcaaacatatccaaaaccaacagatagtctaacggaatcctacgtcaactatgcggtcgtgtctcggacacaaccctcatgtgacttttttttattttttacgttGTTCACCCTCCGAGTTTTTAGCCGGATACGTCcaacaatgttggaatatttaaaaataaaccaattttcattcttttattcaaaaacacacattgacaattttcataaaacacgccgaagacacgccctggcacggtgcaatgtgagtgaattaaaatatcgtggcgagaagtgaacacaccccgctcacgccacgttgacgccccgctgcagtgagaacatggcctAATTCATTCGAGTTTTCAAaattgcctttcgatttgcgatgattgtttattgaataattcatcatcaaagacgaagaggtaatttttcattcaaactgaaatatctctgtgtgggaagatCCTATAGGAAAGTTCTTGGAATCAAGTGAAAActagttgataaggttaattggatttgctattgagttagttagcaaaaaaatatgttagtccagaatattcttgataaaacaaagaaaaatcgatttttcatttcttcccgatattgttgcccactgcatctacacacaccaaggtaaaaatatgtacgtaaaatattctaatacctgaaagttgtagctacaaaatgatgcgcatccatcgatatgcgttgatttttcacgaagttacagtatatcaaaaatcacttaaaatttccgatttcgcactctgttcctcaaATTTTTTGTCGATTGtagtttgctttcgaagcagttttgagctattgaaatatgtttttatgGCCAATAAGTAAAAATCATAtctcgttggttacacacgattatccctaaggtctcgacgagtgcttggtttaagggatcgaatgtaggtcgtgatttcattcgcgtgatatctcggcttatgtccaatcactacaccctaaacgcgcatctctatcgcatcgGGCTCGCAGGAAACAatatttgtgattgtggcgatggctaccacgacatcgagcatattgtctggtcgtgtatccggttccatgctgctcgctctcagctctctagagcgttgagagcaaaaggcagacaatcggatattcccgtccgggatatcttaggtagccgtgatcctgatcttctgcttcatctatgcctgttcctcagaaacgccgatgtcaacgtttaatgatgtttccttcgttgtgtccctgtttcatagcCCTCCTATCctatctataaacttttacttattcgctacaaaacaggaagtgggttatatcta
The Toxorhynchites rutilus septentrionalis strain SRP chromosome 2, ASM2978413v1, whole genome shotgun sequence genome window above contains:
- the LOC129767392 gene encoding uncharacterized protein LOC129767392 translates to MSLYNISQIIEQYFSLSDHSFRFRENIEFYFYFIGKMVQKSNSLVAFVKNIYYDEYKWAVVKSASLFILGVRIAKECIGLELMPAIPH